One window of the Puntigrus tetrazona isolate hp1 chromosome 13, ASM1883169v1, whole genome shotgun sequence genome contains the following:
- the phf3 gene encoding PHD finger protein 3 — protein sequence MDIVGGPFNHLVPSDQLDDSLLLGQNLECEASDDFEAGNDQPEDSLKNMLSDKDPMFGSASTQFHILENEDVSFKIGSSTAADHDMTTAGVSQSPSDGESGQSGFPQGRRHLQRRQTASRGRVKGRRPGPARKAAENNKQESTCSKNPGGDKSRDAKREALLSRRFGVHEVDSSMNPVVVLRRLTVTVGGYKIELLPGPSHAFGSFSTSALQSLGFQDDGVASDGLAVVDLGQNRDDGTQEVVNSAQEVAGEVSVSQSTGDEMPMDFGPYVNPNEVQDTNSTMPPKTSVENATPGDAKKNDQIKTRKISAQKPGNKNGTAVQPAVKNLLKDKQSLAAAKNKPPHLTRPGLLQKASSHPRDKKIDAGRPESLKGKPVGLKRPGGPVTSKSPSKIQKIQDEPPANQTVNPPVPVSPTVSRKPSSDSGPGVKSVQSPQPSKKPQNPPTPTVNKTNPPVTNSQGEEEQEKAKIKKPEKIQQRHKSRNSRSVSIEEPQLFIPDNAPVVKKDAEGEPPPESETVWDPSKHCGLCKKPHNNRFMVGCGRCDDWFHGDCVGLDLAKVQQMEKEDQEYVCLKCCAEEDGKTGVQAAEQSDDKLSAKQKQRPQQSVTAGGIRPFRKDVGERRPSEDSASKGPSVKHEAKKMKISPVTSKKPSTGQIRRSVRDSLEEILLKRLKEAEMKISLDKPAELARRTEKELFALFQGVDSKYKNKYRSLTFNLKDSKNNVLFKRVLKGEVSPADLVRMTAEELASKELAAWRQRENRHTIEMIEKEQREAERRPITKITHKGEIEIENQEPAKAPEAIEVEPEPVPKAAEVPEEKPPETKADSPRKSVDTTNLHKSHLFDLNCKICTGRMAPPTEEASTKVVKVATTVVRRQSSTTDESQHSTTTPTSALMDDLSLRAMEEGLLSFLPESRSDTLSSKEDTATFLGSLESLWSGFVDMPAVARFLTKAYPVSGILDHLTQDLPDNIQVGGRISPQIVWDYVEKIRASGTKEICVIRFSPDTEEDEISYTLLYAYFSSRRRYGVVANNRKQVKDMYLIPLGSTEKIPHQIVPFDGPGLETNRPNLLLGLVIRQRPKRDFGVILPSDVSEAPSFLAESKPHVDYPQKTPVAQDVERSFITALASTRKKDTADLIKSAVDEPILDTETEENVSLRFLPGVLKLPGNAASSSSDTVKSDSTTTVAKTPTPDSGNHAEIHPKPTATAPRLDRFIIKKKDPKAVKAEQAPSSSNLETSSVKKESGVILSLSDKPADVSTESFLSSLTAAKPKDESVLGSTALPASQETSETTSLDALKDSVNDDASSVPKNETVSSPNMSLKTSLGILKTPSLSSESIELKPQQPESNLEKKVTQQPSAQPPQECKAIEDIQAITTISSFGKNDGPKQTRTSSFNPKVYNQATIFHSYHAGPPDPQYYPPPANPVPFLPLQSQVPPPFPFPPGPPPLPQMFPQSDPHMLTPPWPQTVPPQTLPVPPLTYDSSLPTSSPLSKDEKGSEKSYDDLGDKPSRRSDETYRKDNREREQYDRHHHKSRHYDRDREKHRDRSQSHKERHSKEDRYDRPRERHHSGSHYRERDKHRRDSDYEKHRRDSRDRRS from the exons AGATCATGACATGACAACGGCAGGTGTTAGTCAGAGTCCATCTGATGGAGAAAGCGGTCAGTCCGGCTTCCCGCAGGGCAGAAGACATTTACAGAGGAGACAAACAG caAGCCGCGGTCGAGTTAAAGGCAGGCGCCCAGGTCCTGCGCGAAAAGCAGCTGAGAATAACAAGCAAGAGTCAACATGTAGCAAAAACCCAGGTGGAGATAAAAGCCGTGATGCAAAAAGGGAAGCCCTGCTCAGCCGTCGTTTTGGAGTCCACGAAGTTGACTCCTCTATGAATCCAGTAGTTGTGTTACGTCGATTAACTGTTACTGTGGGGGGTTATAAAATAGAACTGCTTCCTGGCCCTTCGCATGCATTCGGATCGTTTAGCACAAGTGCTCTTCAGTCTCTGGGCTTCCAGGATGATGGTGTCGCATCTGATGGCCTTGCAGTTGTTGATTTGGGGCAAAATCGAGATGATGGCACACAAGAAGTTGTTAATTCTGCACAAGAGGTAGCTGGGGAAGTGAGTGTCAGCCAGTCAACCGGAGACGAAATGCCTATGGATTTTGGGCCGTATGTGAACCCTAATGAAGTACAAGACACTAACAGCACCATGCCCCCGAAGACCAGCGTGGAAAACGCCACACCAGGAGACGCCAAAAAGAATGACCAAATCAAGACCCGAAAGATAAGCGCACAAAAACCAGGGAACAAGAACGGCACAGCGGTTCAACCAGCAGTGAAAAATCTTCTGAAAGACAAACAGTCTCTGGCTGCTGCCAAAAATAAACCACCTCATCTCACCAGGCCAGGGCTCTTGCAGAAAGCATCCAGCCATCCCAGAGACAAAAAGATAGATGCAGGCCGCCCAGAAAGTCTCAAAGGAAAGCCCGTGGGCTTGAAACGTCCAGGTGGGCCAGTCACTTCTAAATCGCcctcaaaaatacaaaagattCAAGATGAACCTCCTGCGAACCAGACCGTAAACCCACCTGTCCCGGTGTCCCCGACTGTCAGCAGAAAACCCTCATCTGATTCTGGTCCAGGTGTCAAGTCGGTCCAATCGCCTCAGCCTTCGAAAAAGCCGCAAAATCCTCCCACTCccactgtaaacaaaacaaacccacCTGTGACAAACAGCCAAGGAGAAGAGGAGCAGGAGAAGGCCAAGATCAAGAAGCCGGAGAAGATCCAGCAAAGACATAAGAGTAGAAACTCAAGGAGCGTCTCGATAGAGGAGCCGCAGCTGTTTATCCCTGATAATGCCCCCGTGGTGAAGAAGGATGCCGAGGGCGAGCCTCCTCCTGAAAGCGAGACTGTGTGGGATCCCAGCAAGCACTGTGGATTATGCAAGAAACCTCACAACAACCG GTTCATGGTGGGCTGCGGCCGCTGTGATGACTGGTTTCATGGGGATTGTGTGGGTCTGGATCTGGCTAAAGTTCAGCAGATGGAAAAGGAGGACCAGGAGTACGTGTGCTTGAAATGCTGTGCAGAAGAGGATGGGAAAACCGGTGTTCAAGCCGCAGAGCAGTCAGATGATAAGTTGTCTGCTAAGCAAAAACAGAGACCCCAGCAGTCGGTCACTGCAGGTGGAATACGACCCTTCAGAAAA gATGTTGGAGAACGACGACCGTCAGAAGATTCAGCATCAAAAG gACCAAGTGTGAAGCATGAGGcgaagaaaatgaaaatctcACCAGTGACCTCAAAGAAACCGTCCACTGGACAAATCAGGCGAAGCGTTCGGGACTCACTGGAGGAGATTCTTTTGAAACG ACTGAAGGAGGCCGAAATGAAGATTTCATTGGACAAGCCTGCCGAGTTGGCcagaagaacagaaaaagagcTTTTTGCTCTCTTTCAGGGTGTTGacagcaaatacaaaaataaatacagaagtCTGACTTTCAATCTGAAAGattcaaaaaataat gTGTTATTCAAGCGGGTGCTCAAGGGGGAAGTTTCCCCTGCAGATTTGGTGCGTATGACTGCAGAAGAGCTGGCCTCGAAGGAACTGGCTGCttggagacaaagagagaatCGACAT ACAATTGAAATGATTGAGAAAGaacagagagaggcagagagacgTCCTATTACTAAAATCACCCATAAAGGGGAAATTGAAATTGAGAATCAGGAGCCTGCCAAGGCGCCAGAGGCCATAGAGGTTGAG CCAGAGCCAGTGCCGAAAGCTGCGGAAGTGCCTGAAGAAAAACCCCCTGAGACTAAAGCTGACAGTCCTAGAAAATCTGTAGATACCACTAACTTGCACAAGTCTCATCTGTTTGACCTCAACTGCAAAATATGCAcag GTCGCATGGCTCCCCCTACAGAGGAAGCCTCTACAAAAGTGGTAAAAGTGGCTACAACAGTTGTGAGGAGGCAGTCTAGTACGACAGATGAATCTCAGCACTCAACAACTACACCTACATCAGCACTGATGGACGATCTGTCTTTAAGAGCCATGGAGGAAGGCCTCCTCAGTTTTTTGCCTGAATCCAG gTCAGATACTTTAAGTAGCAAAGAAGACACAGCTACTTTCCTCGGCAGTTTGGAAAGTCTGTGGAGCGGATTTGTTGACATGCCGGCTGTGGCAAGGTTTCTAACAAAAGCTTATCCCGTCTCTGGAATACTAGACCACCTCACACAG GATTTGCCGGACAACATCCAAGTAGGTGGACGAATCTCCCCTCAAATAGTCTGGGATTATGTTGAGAAAATCCGTGCTTCCGGGACAAAG GAAATATGTGTTATTCGTTTCTCCCCTGACACCGAGGAAGATGAGATCTCGTATACTTTGCTGTACGCCTATTTCAGCAGCCGAAGAAGGTATGGTGTTGTTGCGAACAACCGCAAACAAGTTAAAGACATGTATCTCATTCCTCTCGGCTCCACAGAAAAAATTCCCCATCAGATTGTACCATTTGATGGTCCAG GACTGGAGACCAATCGTCCCAATCTTCTTCTCGGATTGGTCATCCGCCAGAGACCAAAAAGGGACTTTGGTGTAATACTGCCAAGCGATGTCAGCGAAGCTCCAAGTTTCTTGGCAGAAAGCAAACCTCATGTCGATTACCCACAGAAAACTCCTGTGGCTCAAGATGTGGAGAGAAGTTTTATCACTGCTCTGGCGAGCACACGGAAAAAAGACACTGCAGACTTAATTAAGTCCGCCGTTGACGAACCTATATTGGATACAGAGACCGAAGAGAATGTTTCTTTGCGCTTTCTTCCCGGGGTGCTGAAGTTGCCTGGAAATGCAGCATCATCTTCAAGCGACACTGTGAAGAGTGATTCTACAACAACCGTAGCCAAGACTCCAACCCCTGATAGTGGAAACCATGCAGAAATCCATCCTAAACCTACAGCCACCGCTCCTCGTCTTGATCGCTTCATTATCAAGAAAAAAGACCCCAAAGCTGTTAAAGCTGAGCAGGCGCCATCCAGCTCCAATTTGGAGACCAGCTCAGTAAAGAAAGAGAGTGGAGTCATCCTTTCTCTAAGTGACAAACCTGCAGATGTTTCAACAGAGAGTTTCCTTTCTTCTCTCACGGCCGCTAAACCCAAAGATGAGTCTGTGCTTGGCAGCACAGCTTTACCAGCTAGTCAAGAAACAAGTGAAACAACTTCATTGGATGCATTGAAAGATTCTGTCAATGATGACGCTAGCTCTGTCCCGAAAAACGAAACCGTATCAAGTCCCAATATGTCTTTGAAGACATCTCTTGGTATTTTAAAGACGCCGTCTTTATCGAGTGAATCCATCGAGCTGAAACCTCAACAACCAGAAAGTAATTTAGAAAAGAAAGTTACCCAGCAACCATCAGCGCAACCCCCTCAAGAGTGCAAAGCCATAGAGGACATTCAAGCCATCACCACAATCTCCTCCTTCGGGAAAAACGATGGTCCCAAACAAACCAGGACCTCTTCTTTTAACCCTAAAGTGTATAATCAAGCCACAATTTTTCACTCGTATCATGCTGGTCCACCTGATCCCCAATATTATCCTCCTCCAGCCAATCCTGTCCCTTTCTTACCCCTTCAGTCACAGGTTCCTCCGCCTTTCCCGTTTCCTCCTGGTCCACCTCCTCTTCCACAGATGTTCCCTCAAAGCGATCCTCACATGCTCACTCCACCTTGGCCTCAAACCGTCCCTCCCCAAACGCTCCCTGTCCCTC CTCTGACGTATGATTCCAGCTTGCCAACCTCTTCTCCCCTCAGCAAAGACGAGAAGGGCTCGGAGAAGTCCTACGACGACTTGGGCGACAAGCCGTCCAGAAGGTCTGATGAGACCTACAGGAAGGacaatagagagagagagcagtatGACAGACACCATCACAAAAGCAGGCACTACGACAGGGACCGAGAAAAGCACAGGGACAGAAGTCAGAGTCATAAAGAGCGCCACTCGAAAGAGGACAGGTACGACAGACCGAGAGAGCGGCACCACAGCGGCAGtcattacagagagagagacaaacacagacgaGATTCTGACTATGAGAAACACAGGAGAGACTCGAGAGACAGGCGTTCATGA